ACCGCAATGGCTGGATACAAATTCAAGTGTAAGGATGTAGGAATGAAGTGTGACTTCGAAGTTAGGCATGCTTCATCCAAGGATGAATTGCTGCAGATAGCTGCAACTCATGCAAAGCTGGCTCATAACATGCAGACCATTCCACAAGACGTTGCAGATAAAGTGAATGCAGCCATAAAGTCCGATTGAGCTGTAGACGTTTAAACCTTAC
This is a stretch of genomic DNA from Conexivisphaerales archaeon. It encodes these proteins:
- a CDS encoding DUF1059 domain-containing protein, whose translation is MAGYKFKCKDVGMKCDFEVRHASSKDELLQIAATHAKLAHNMQTIPQDVADKVNAAIKSD